In Hyphomicrobiales bacterium, the sequence CGCAGATGCTGAAGCGCCGCCCCGACCTGCCGCGCTTCATGCCGGGCGGCCCCGACAATCCGATGGGCGCGCGCGCGCTCTATCTCGGCTCGACGCTCTACCGCATCCACGGCTCGAACGAGCCGGAGACGATCGGCCAGGCCGTTTCCTCAGGCTGCATCCGCATGCTGAACGAGGATGTGATCGACCTCTACGACCGCGCCAAGGTCGGCACCCGCGTCGTCGTCGCCCGCTGAGCGGCCCGAAGCGCGATCGAAATCGGGAAGGCCGGCGGAAACGCCGGCCTTTTCCGTTTGGCCGGCCTCTCGCGCATTTCCTGGCAGCGAGGCCTGAAAACTCCCTAGCTGTAGAAGATGTGCCGGCCGATCGCGTCCATCTTCTTCAGCTTCCGCGCCCAGCTCGGCTGGACGTAATCGGCGTGGTAATGCGTCGCGCCTCCCACCTCCGCGAGATAGATCCTGCCCTCGTAGACGTCGCGCGCGATGCGCAGGGCCGCTTTCCAGGCCTCGGGCTCGGTGATGCGCAGGGATTTACCCTCGCAGGCGAAGGTGAATTGGCAGGCGAGCTTGCGGTGGCGGTTCTGGTAGACCACCCCGCATACCGAATGCGGATACACCCCGCTCTTCACACGGTTGAGCACGACCTGCGCGATGGCGGCACGCCCGTCTTCCGCCTCGGACCGTGCCTCGAAATAGACGGCCTCTGCGAGGCAGCGCTGTTCGCGCTCCAACTGCGCCGGTTCGATCAGTCCCACATAGAGGCGGGGCTGTTCGGCCTCCTTCCCAAGCATGACCACGATGCCCGTCGGCGTCACCCAGGCGATAGCGGTGCTTGCGCTTCTCGGGGTCACCGAACCTTCCGCCATTGAGGCCGCATTGGCCGGAGTGGAGCCATTGCCCTTCGCGAGCGGCTCGCCCGGATGCGACACACGTCCGGATGGAACGGGATCGATCTTGCCGTCCGACACGGTGGGAGCGAGAGCATCGCGCAGCTCGCCGCGATCCGCGTGAGGGTCGACGAGAGCCAACGCCGTGCCGTCCGGCCGGTCGAAGAGATCGACGTCTACGGTATCGAGACGGCTCGGGCCGGCCGCTTGCGGGCCCTGTTCCAGCGGGGCGCGGTCGATGCCGGCAGGAACGGGTGACAGGGCGCGCGACGTCGTCGGCACAATTTTGACAGGCAGCACGACGAAAGCCGCAAGCGCGAGCAGCGCCGACGGAACGATGCGCTTCATGGAATTTGCTCCGGAGGGATAGAGTCAAGCCGGGCCTGCGCAGCACCGAGCGATCGGCGGCGGGATCAACGGCTCGCTTGACGGAAATTTTCGGGGGGAAACGGAGGGAGGCGTGCCGGCGCTAAGCCTTCGCGGCTGGCTGGCGAGTCAGGATTTCGGCGCTAGCCGATCGTTTCCGGCGTCGGCGAGTTCTTGGAGCAACCGACAGGCCGCGGAGGTTCGCAGGCCATTTGCCACGGCAGAGGCATGCCGGGCACAGGCTCCGCCGCGCCGGCGAAATTCAGCGTTTTCATAACCATGAAAGCCAATTCTTCGAACCCAAGCCGGAACGAAAAATTGTCTAGAAAAGAAACATTTAGTCGCACGAGCGAACACTCTGCGAAAGGTTTGAACGAAATTCATGCGACACGCAGGGAATTACGTCAGTTTTATTTTTAAACAACGGCCCTTTGTCTCCACATTAACGATGATATGCGCTATTCGACGCGCCGTATGGACAGAGACTTCGGCAGCTTTGTGACTTTATCCATCAGCCGACGAAGAAGCTCATCGTCCAGGGCATCGGATTGGATGTCGCACTCGGCTCGATCGTTCAGAGCTTCGGTCTTGCGTCGGCTTTCCCCGAAGACCGCATCCCTCTTTTCGGATCAGCGCCGAGCGAGCCTTGCCAGGACAGGATCGGCGGAAGCAGGCAGCGCGAGATATCGAAGATGAAGCTGTAACCGTAACAGCCTCGACACGCGCCCAAGGCGTGCAAATTATGCCTGCAAGCCTGATGCGGGAGGACGTGATGCGATGGAATTTGGTTGGCGCCGCGATACTGGCCTTCGGCGGGCTCTCAGCTGAGGCGCAAACGCTGCCTGCCGAGGAACTCGCCGGGCGCAGCCTCGAAAGGCGTGCCGTCGAGGCGATGATCTGGGCCATGCCCGCGGTCAACACCGACCTCATGCTCCAGGAAGCTCTCAGCAAGACCAAGGCGAAACCCAACGACGTCGTGTTCTGGTCGCAGCCGGCGAACTGGAAGAACCAGACGCTGACGCCAAACCCGGATTCGATCTACTTCATGTCGTTCTGGAACGTGAAGGATGGCCCGGTCGTCATCGAGGTCCCGCCTGCTAAGGGCGGGTCGATCGCCGGCAACATCGTCACCATCTGGCAGATGCCGCTCGAGGATGCCGGGCCGGAAGGGGCCGACAAGGGCAAGGGCGGCAAGTACCTGATCACGCCGCCGGGCTACAAGGGGAAGGTCCCGGCCGGCTATTTCCACCTGCCGTCCGACACCTATAGCGGCTTCGCGCTGATGCGTTCCAACCTGCCGAGCCACGCACCCGCCGATGTGGCGAAATCGGTGGCCTACGGCAAACAGATCAAGGTCTATCCGCTTTCGAGCGCCAAAAACCCACCGGCAACCACTTTCGTCGACGCCTATGACGTGATGTTCGACTCGACGATTAGGTATGACGCCAGCTTCTACCGCAACCTCGACCGCGTCGTGCAGAATGAGCCCTGGCTGCAGCGCGACCGGGCGATGATCGACCAGTTGAAGACGCTCGGCATCGAAAAGGGCAAGCCGTTCAACCCGAATCCAAAGACGCAGGCCGCCCTCGACGCAGGCGCCAAGGAGGCTCACGCGCTGCTGTCGCAGATCTACGACGCCGGATTTCCGGCCATCAACCAGGGCATCCGCTGGTTCCCCGCCGCGATGGCCGAGGTCGTGAAGGCAGTGTCGACAGAATACGCGGACGTCAACGCCTACCCCGTCGACGCACGCGGCGTGACCTATACGCTTGGCTTCACCGGCATCAAGCGCATCGGCACAGCGCAATTCTACCTGATGGCAAACAAGGACAAGGACGGCAACGCGTTCGACGGCGGCGCCAACTACAGGCTGACCGTGCCGGCCAACGCGCCGGTCAAGCAATACTGGTCCGCGACGGTCTACGACCGCGAGACCCATGCCCTCGTCAAGAACATGAACCGCGCCAGCGTCGCCTCGATCAGCCCCGGCGCGCAGAAAAATCCGGACGGGACGGTCGACGTCTTCTTCGGCCCCCAAGCCCCGGCCGGGAAGGAAGCGAATTGGGTGCCGACCGACCCCAATCGCAAATTCGAGCTGCTATTCCGGCTTTACGGGCCGGAGAAGCCGCTCTTCGACAAGAGCTGGAAGCTGCCGGACGTCGAGCGAGTCGCCAGGCCCTAGCTAGCGCTTCCGCTCGCGGGAGAGCCCCTTCTCAGCCAGCGCCGTCTCATAGGCCTTCATCTTGTCGTCGGCCTGCTCGCCGAGCTCGCGCAGATAATCCCAGGCGTAGATGCCGGTCTCGTGCATGTCGTCGAAGCCGAGCCTGACGGCGTAATGGCCGACCGGCTCGACCCGCAGGATCTCGACCTCCGCCTTGCCGGCGACGATGGTCTTCTGGCTGGGATGATGACCCTGGACCTCGGCCGAGGGACTCTCGACGCGCAGAAGCTCGGCCGGCAGCGCGAAGCTTGCTCCGTCCTCGAAGGCGACATGCAGGGTGCGGCGGTCCTTCGACAGGCGGATCTCGGTCGGCCAGGATGACATGATCGTGCGGATTCCTTGCAGGCTGCGGCGACCATGCGCTTGACCTTGGCCGCATCGGTGCCAATGTCTTCCTATAGCAATGTGAAAACCAGACCGCATCCTGTGCGGAGCGGGCTGGGTGTTCGGAGTTGAGGCAGACGTGCTGCTCGACGACATGAAGCCGCTGACGCGGTCGCCGCTGGTCGATCCGTTCGGCCGGACAATTTCCTATCTGCGCATCTCGGTGACGGATCGCTGCGATTTTCGTTGCGTCTATTGCATGGCCGAGAACATGCAATTCCTGCCGCGCAAGGAGCTGCTGACGCTCGAGGAACTCGACCGGATCGCCACCGCCTTCGTCAGCCGCGGCACGCGCAAGCTGCGCCTGACCGGCGGCGAGCCGCTGGTGCGCCGCGACATCATGAGCCTGTTCCGCTCGCTCTCGCGCCACCTCACCTCCGGCGCGCTCGACGAATTGACGCTGACCACCAACGGCTCGCTGCTCTCGCGCTATGCCGACGAACTCGCCGGCTATGGCGTGCGCCGCATCAACGTCTCGCTCGATACGCTCGATGCTGACAAGTTCCGCGAGATCACCCGCCGGGGCGACCTCAAGGTCGTGCTCGCCGGCATCGAGGCGGCGCGCAAGGCCGGGATGCGGGTCAAGATCAACGCGGTGGCGCTGAAGGGCGTCAACGACGACGAGATCGAGGAGCTGATGCTCTGGTCGCACGGCCTCGGCATGGACCTGACCCTGATCGAGGTCATGCCGATGGGCGAGATCGAGGTCGGCCGCATCGACCAGTATCTGCCGCTCTCGGTGGTTCGCGGGCGGCTGATGGACAAGTATACGCTGGTCGACGATCCCTACCGCACCGGTGGGCCGGCCCGCTATGTCCGCGTCAAGGAGACCGGCGGCCTGATCGGCTTCATCACGCCGCTCACCCATAATTTCTGCGAGAGCTGCAACCGCGTGCGGCTGACCTGCACCGGCACGCTCTATATGTGTCTTGGCCAGGAGGACGCGGCCGATCTGCGCGCCGCCGTCCGCTCCTCGCCGGACGACGCCCTGCTCTACCGGACCATGGACGAGGCCATCGCGCGCAAGCCGAAAGGCCACGACTTCGTCATCGACCGGCGTCATGCCCGCCCGGCCGTCGGCCGGCACATGAGCGTCACCGGCGGCTGATCGAATGGAGCGGCGGCCGCTCGCTTGACCCTTCGACCGAATACCGGCACCGTCCCGGAGACGGGTGGAGTTGCATGCGGTTGATGTTCAAGGCGATGGCAGGCCGCGCGAGAGCGGCGGCAAGCGCAATCGATGACGCCGTGAGGCAGACCCATGCGGCGCGGCTCGCCATCATGGCGGCACGGCTGCGGCGCTCCCTGCCCCTTCTCGCGATGCTCATCGCCGCCACCCTGCTCTTTTGCCTGTTTCTCGGCTGGTCGTCCGGCCGCAGCGTCTTCCGGGCGCTCTCGCCCGCCTCGCCCACCGGAATCGGGGCCGGGATCGCGGGCGTTCTGGCGGGGCTCATCGTCATCGAGCTTTGCGCCGTCTTCGCCATCACGCTGATGACCGCGGCGCTCCAGCTCGCCTACGACACGGGCCGTCACCGCGTGCGCGCGCTGCTACAGATCGTCAGCGCCATCGCGCTGGCCGGACTAGCCTGGCGGCTTTCGGCGCTCGACGCGGTCTCCCTGCCCCTCGCGACCATCTTTCCCATGCTCGCGAGCGCATGCCTCGTCGCGCTGACGATCTGGTTCGAGCGCACCTATCTGCGTCCGGCCTATCCGGGCTTCCGCGATTTCTGGGTCGACATCGTCGATGCCCGCCTGTTCCTGACGCGAGCCGCCCATGGCGAATGACGACGGCAGCGCGCTCACGCGGCACGGTGCGCCCGCGATGACTGCGCATCACCTCGCGGAGTCGGTCAGGGCGGGCCACAACGGCGCGAGCGACGCGGTCGAGAATCTGCCGCCGGCCGATGCGGCCATGCTGTCCCAGACCGAGCAGACGCTGATCGCCAAGGCGCGCGAACACTATGCGATGCTGCGGCAGGAGGCGGCGGCACGCCTCAACGCCATTCAGGCCGAGGTTGTGAGCCGGCGGGAGCTGTTCACGCAGCAACGTTTCGAGGGCCGCGTGCGCGGCGTCGAGGCGACGATGCGGGCCATGCTCAACAAGCACGGCGGCGAGCTGGAACAGCGCGTCTACGATGCTCTCAGGGCCAAGCGCGAATACGCCTTCTTCAACTACGAGAACAAGCGCAGGGCCGATCCCAAGCTCGACAAATGGCAGTTCATCCTGTTCTTCCTGGTCGTGCCGCTGGTGGTCGAAAGCCTGCTCAACGGCAACTTCTTTGCCGAAGCCAGCGATTTCGGCCTGGTCGGCGGCGCCGCCACCGCGGTCATCATTTCAGCGCTCAACATCGCGCTCGGCTTCTTCATGGGCGTCGGCCCCGCGCGCTATTGCCAGCATGTGAAAAGCTCGCACCTGTTCTGGGCGCTGCCGGCCTATGCCGGCATGATCGCGCTCATCGTGCTGTTCAATCTCGCGGTCGGCCATTACCGCGAGATGCTGATCGCCAATCCCGACGCGCGCTCCTTCCAGGTGATGCCGCGCATGCTGGAGAACCCGTTCGCGATCTACGACATCAAATCGGTCGCGCTGGTCATCATCGGCTGTCTCGTCGCGTTCGTCGCGGCGACGAAAGGCTATACCGCCTTCGGCAGCTATCCGGGGCACGCCACCGCCTACAAGCGCTGGCGGCAGCGCTGGAACGCCGTCGAGGAGGAGCGGCGCCGGCTCGATGTCGAGCTACTGCCGGAGCTCGAAGCGATCCGAACCCAGATCGACGGCTTCCGTGCCGATTGCCGCGACGAGTTGGGCAAGCTGCAAGGCACGAAGGCGGCCGCGGAGAGGGCCCGCGACCTCTATTTCTCCCGTCTCGGACAACTGCGGGCCGCCAAGGACGCGGCGATGATGCAATATCGCGAAGCCAATCTGCGCGTCCGCACCGATCTGCCGCCGGCCTATTTCGCACAGTCACTCAACCTGGCGGAGATCGACCAGCCCGGAGAACTGCCGGAATACGTCGCGGCGCGCCGGCAGATCGAGGATTTCGAGCAGCAGCTCGCCAGCATGCCGGCCCTGATCGAGGCCAAGCTCAAGGATCGGCTGATCCTCCTGCGCGGCGTCGACCTCGCCGGCGAAATCGAGCAGGTGAAGCTGCGTGCGGCGCAGGCCGGGCGCGAGGCCTTCGAGCGCGACGAGGCGGCCCAGAAGCAGGCGGCGGAGGATTTCGCCGCAATGCCACGCTAGGGCTCTGGGCATGAAGACCGAGAACCTGGCCATCGTCGCCTCCCTGCTCGCGGGCGTCGCGCTCGTCGGCTTCTTCGCGGCCCCCTCTCTGCTGCGCGGCCCGCCGCGCGACCAGGAGACGCTGTGCCCGAAGGCGGGCCCGGTCGGGCACACGCTGATTCTCGTCGACAAGAGCGATCCGTGGAGCGAGGTGCAGGCGGGGCGGTTGAAGAAGCTTGTGAAGCAGATCGGCGATGAATTGCCGGCCGAACGCATGCTGTCGATCTACGTCTTCAACGACGTCTTCGAGCCCGGCTTCCCGGCCCTGATCTCGCTGTGCAACCCAGGCAAGACGGCGAGCGAGCTGATCGGCAATCCGCGCCGCGAATATGTGAAATGGGTCGAGAAGTTCGGCCGGCCGCTCGACGAGGCTCTCACCGTGCTGACCCAGCCGGCGAAGGGCAACCAGTCGCCGATCGTCGAGGCAATCGGCGATGTGGTCTCGCGGCGCGAGAACCGCGTGCCGAACGGCGACCGCTCGCTCGTGCTCGTCTCGGACATGCTGCAGAACTCCGGCCAGTTCACCGTCTTCGGCAATGCGGCCGGGGCGCGCGACCCCGAGCGGCTGCGCCGCCTGCTCGACAAGGTCTGGCAGGATTCCGGCGCGAAGACCTGGGCGCTCAGCATCCATCAGGTCCAGGGCGTCTACGACCAGAACCGGCTGGAGCAGGCTGCTGCCCTGTGGAAGCAGGCCTTCCAGAAGCTCAATATCACGGTGAACTGGGACAGGCTGTAGCCGCCTCGCCCGCCATCAGAGGCGATAGGCCATCCGCACGCCGCCCCAATGGCGCCCCTTCACCCGCAGCGGGGCGGTGATCTCGCTGAGAGCCTCGCTGCGCCCATTCCCAAGATCATGCTGGCAGAGCTGGACCAGGAATGGCCGCACCGAGCGGCTCGCGCTGATGCCGGAGCGACTGTCGAGAATGCGCCTGTTGCAGGAATGGATGGCGTTCCAGGCCGGATCGTAGCTGCGCTGCGGCTGGGATGTCTCGGCATGATGCACCGGCATGTAGCCGTTGCGATCGCTCGGCACCGCGAACACCAGGCGCGGATCGCTGGCGAGCGTCTTTTTGAGCAACGGAGGCAGAATGGTCTCCAGAGCCGGCAGGCTCGGGCTCAGATACTGAACAGGCTCGCTCTCGGAAACCGGCGTATAGAGCGCGCCGAACAATTCCTCCTCGATCAAGGTGCCGTTTTCGATCGCCACCTCCATCGCCGCGGCAACCTCGCGCGCGAAATCCTGGGCTCGCTCGATCAGCGGCCGATAAGAACGCTCGATCTCCTCGATCATCTGCGCCAATGCTCCGCTGCCAGCGACAGCGTCCACCTCGAAAGCCAGATGCAACCCCTGCTCGCTCTGGCCCGCCATCCGGCAGGGCAAGGGCGGCAGCCCGTCGATCGTGATCGCGCCGGTTCCTCCCTCGAACCGGGTGGCCCGCGCGTCCGCCAGAAGCGCGCCGCCGCGCCCGACATCGACGATCCGGCTCGACAGGTCGATGCCGCCGAGGGTCAGATGCGCGCGACGGGCGGTCGGAAAGCGGTCGTGGCGCCGCCGATCGGCGAAGGCGGAATGGCGCAGGAGCGGCTTGAAGCGCCGCAGCATGCGGCCGACGAGCCGGCTGCCCTTTTCGGAGGCGCGCCGAACCCGCTCGCTCTCGGCGACCGTGGCATGCGCAATCCGGTCGATCTCGGTCGCACGGAGCGCGACGCCCTCGACGAAAAGCGCCGTTTCGACGGCGTTGCGCGACAATTCCGCCGTAGAAACCGCCTGCTCCTGCGAGGCCTGGCTGATCGTGGCCATGAGCGGATTGACGTCCCGCACGATCTGCAGCGCCTCGTTGACGATGCCGCTGGAGCTCTGGGCCGCGCGGGTGAGCCGGTCGACGCGCTGGCGGATGTTGCCGACGGCCTCGCCGACCTCGACGGAAAGCGTCTTCACCTCATGGGCGACGATGCCGAACCCGCGCCCGGCCTCGCCGGCGCGGGCGGCCTCGATCGCGGCGTTGAGGGCGAGCAGATTGGTCTGCCGCGCAATCTCGGCGATGGAATCGACGATGCCCCGGATCTCGCCGGTCGCTTCGGCCAGACCGTCCATCATCAGCGTCGCCTCGCCGGCCCGCTCGACCGCGGCATCCAGCCGGAGGCGAACGCCTGCCATGGCGTTGCCCACCTGATCGGCCGAATGGGACACCTGCTGCGTCGCAGCCGCGAGGACGGAGGCGTTCTCGCTCGCCGCGCCGACGGCCGTGCGCATGCTGCCCGCGCTTTCCAGAATGCTGCGCGACCCGCTTTCGGAATCGGCCGACAGCTTCTCGACCTCGCCCAGCTCATGCGTGAGCCGCTGCATCGCGAACAGGATATCGCGCTCGATATCGTCCACGGCATCGCGGGTCGAAAGATCGACGGGAACGATCTGCGGACCGGGTGCGGCTGCGCTGGCAACCGGCATCAACTCGATCGGCGCTTCTTCGCCTGCCGGCGTTCGGACGCCCAGCCAGCGTCGCATTCTGCCCCGCATACCCAGCCCAGTCTCACCCAAGGTCAGCCCTGCTTCCGGTTATGGGTGGCCTCAGTTAACAAAGGCTTCCACGGCTCCTGCACGCCGCCTGTGCCGCAGACGCATTGGACCGCCTCCGCCGGGCCTTGTATGGCTTGGCTTTCCACGTCGCACGGGCATGAGCCATGAGCCAGCACAGCTATGACGTCATCGTCGCCGGGGTTGGCGCCATGGGGTCGGCCGCCTGCTGGCATCTCGCCCAGCGCGGTCTGAAGGTGCTCGGTCTCGAGCGCTTCGATCTCGGCCATGCGATGGGCTCCTCGCATGGCCTGACCCGGATCATCCGCCTCGCCTATTTCGAAGGCTCGCACTATGTGCCGATCGTGCGGCGCGCCCACGAACTCTGGGCGGAAACCGGCAAGCAGGCCGGGCTCAAGCTGCTCCACGTCACAGGCTCGCTCGACCTTGCTCCCAAGGGCGGCGGACCTGTCGAATCCTCGCTGCAGTCCTGCCTCGACCATGGCTTGACCCATGAGGTGTTGGAGGGCGCCGAGGTGATGCGCCGCTTCCCGGGCTTCCAGCTCCCGGAGGGGCATATCGGGCTGTGGCAGCCGGATGGCGGCTTCGTCGCCTCCGAAAAGGCGATCTATGCCCATGTCGGCCTGGCGCAGTCGCGCGGCGCCGACATCCGCGCCAACGAACCCATGCTCGACTGGACGCCGACCGCGCAAGGCGGCGTCGTGGTGCGGACGGAACGCGGGACCTATTCCGCCGGCCGCCTCGTCATCACCTCCGGCGGCTGGATCGCCGATGCGGTGCCGGCGCTGTCGCAGCGGGTCAACACGGTGAAGCAGGCCATCGGCTGGTTCACGACGCGCCGGCCGGAGCTTTTCCGCGAGGGAGCGTTTCCGGTCTTCATCCTCAGCGTCGAGGAAGGCAATTTCTACGGCTTCCCGCTCTACGAGCACCCCGGCTTCAAGCTGGGCGGCCCGCATTTCGGGCGCGAGCCGATGGACCCGCGCGACCCCGACCGCACACCCAGCGAGAACCAGGTCGCTCGCATCCGCGAATGCCTGGCGCGCTACATCCCCGACGCAGCCGGCGAGCCGCTGACGATCAAGGGCTGCGTCTACACCGTCTCCCCGGACGAAGACTTCATCATCGACAGCGTGCCGGGCGTGCCACAGGCGGTCTTCGCCTCGGCCTGCTCGGGGCACGGCTTCAAATTCGCCAGCGCGATCGGCGAGATCCTCGCCGATCTCTCGACCGTCGGCCGATCGCCCTTCGACCTCGCCCCGTTCTCGCTTTCCCGCTTCGCGAGCTAAGCCTTTCCTTAAAACCGGATACCGCCTTGGCCAGCGCAGCCGAAAACCGCCGCGGCATCGTCTTCATGCTGACGGCCATGTCGCTTTTCGTCGTCAACGACGTGTTCATGAAGCTGGCACGCGAAACCTACCCGGCCGGGCAAGCCATCGCGATCAGGGCCGGTTTCGCCGTGCTCGTCGGCCTGGCACTCGTCTTTGCCGCGCGGGAGAGCGACCGCCTGCACATGGCGTTCCGCCCCCGGGTGCTGCAGCGCGGCATCCTCGAGGCTTTCAGCGCACTGACTTTCGGCTGGTCGCTCGGCCTCATGCCGCTCGCCAATCTCACCGCGATCAACATGGCCTCCCCGCTGCTCATCGTCGCGATCGCGGTTCTGCTGCGGATCGAGACCGTCGGATGGCGGCGGATCCTGGCGCTGACCATCGGCTTCGTCGGCGTGCTGTTCGTGGTGCGCCCGGGCGCCGAATCTTTCAATGCAGCCGCCATCGTCGCCGTGATCAGCGCCTTTCTCGTCGCCGGCCGTGACCTGACGACCCGCGTCATCGGCGACGACGTCCCTTCGACCGTCGTGTCGCTGACCACGACCATCCTCGTCGGCCTCGTTGCCGTCGCCTACGGCCTCACCGAGACCTGGCTGCCGGTCTGGCGGCTGGAAACCGTCTATATCGCGCTTGCCGCCGTGCTGGTCACGATCGGCACCTTCTTCATCATCAGCGCCTTCCGCCGCACGGATGTCGGGGTGATCTCGCAATATCGCTACGCGATCATCGTGTTCGCGACGGTGCTGGGCTATCTCGTCTGGGGCGACGTGCCCGATCTCTTCGCCTTCATCGGCGTCGGGCTGATCGTCGGCAGCGGGCTCTATACCATGCACCGGCAGCGCGTGCGGCCGGATTCGAACCTCAAGCTCTCCCGGAAGCCGGGCGCATGACGGCCGTGGCGGTCAAACCGGCGCTGGCGATCCTGGTCGCGATCTCGGCGCTCCAGCCGATCGCGCTCAACCTGCCGGCGCCGGCGACTCCTGCGCTCACCCGGCACTTCGCCTCGAATTACGCCACGATCCAGCTCACGCTGACGCTCTTCCTGGTTGCCGTGGCCCTGACGCAGCTCGTCATCGGGCCGCTGTCGGACCGCTTCGGCCGCCGTCCTTGCGTCAATGCCGGCGTCGTCCTGTTCGTCGCAGGCTCGTTCCTGGGCGCGCTGGCGCCATCGACGCATATGCTGCTGGTCGCGCGTGTGCTGGAAGGTGCCGGGGCCGGGGCGGTCTTCGCGCTGTCGCGCGCGATCATTCGCGACACCGCCAGTCGCGACGAAGCCGCAAGCCAGATCGCCACCGTGACGATGGTCATGGTGGTTGCCCCGATGCTGGCGCCGTGGCTCGGCGGCCAGATCGAAACCGCCCTCGGCTGGCGCGCGATCTTCTGGTTCATGACCCTGTTCGGCACCGGCGTGCTGGCGCTCACCATCGCGCGCCTGCCGGAAACGGCGCCGAACATCGGCGCGCAAAGCTCGTTGCTCGGGGTGTTCCGCGCCTTCCCCGACCTCATCCGCAACCGCGGCTTCCTGCTGAATGTCGCGGCGGGAACGAGCGCGGCTGCGGCCTTCTTCGTCTTCATCGCCGCGACGCCCTTCATCGTCGTCGAGACGATGGGGCGCGGCTCCGATGTCTATGGCAGCTACTTCATCCTCAACGCGCTCGGCTACATGATCGGCAACTTCGCGATGTCGCGGCTGGCGGTGCGCGTCGGGACGCCGCGGATGGTCCGGCTCGGCCTGATGATTTCCTTTGTCGGGACGGGTGCGGCGCTCGCCCTCTCCCTCTCGCCCTGGTGGTCGCCGCTGACGCTGTTCCTGCCGCTCGCCGTCAACGCGATCGGCAACGGCCTGACCATTCCGGGCGCCACGGCCGAGGCGCTGTCGGCACGGCCGGAACTGGCCGGCTCGGCTGCCGGACTGCTGGGCGCCACCCAGCTCGGAATCAGCGCCGCGCTGACCGTGCTGATCAGCTGGCTGGTGACCCTCTGGCCGCAATCGATGAACCTGCTGGTCTGGCTTCTGACGACAGCGGGCCTCGCCGCCGTCCATTTCGTGCGTGGCCGGCCTCA encodes:
- a CDS encoding Methyl-accepting transducer domain-containing protein, with amino-acid sequence MRGRMRRWLGVRTPAGEEAPIELMPVASAAAPGPQIVPVDLSTRDAVDDIERDILFAMQRLTHELGEVEKLSADSESGSRSILESAGSMRTAVGAASENASVLAAATQQVSHSADQVGNAMAGVRLRLDAAVERAGEATLMMDGLAEATGEIRGIVDSIAEIARQTNLLALNAAIEAARAGEAGRGFGIVAHEVKTLSVEVGEAVGNIRQRVDRLTRAAQSSSGIVNEALQIVRDVNPLMATISQASQEQAVSTAELSRNAVETALFVEGVALRATEIDRIAHATVAESERVRRASEKGSRLVGRMLRRFKPLLRHSAFADRRRHDRFPTARRAHLTLGGIDLSSRIVDVGRGGALLADARATRFEGGTGAITIDGLPPLPCRMAGQSEQGLHLAFEVDAVAGSGALAQMIEEIERSYRPLIERAQDFAREVAAAMEVAIENGTLIEEELFGALYTPVSESEPVQYLSPSLPALETILPPLLKKTLASDPRLVFAVPSDRNGYMPVHHAETSQPQRSYDPAWNAIHSCNRRILDSRSGISASRSVRPFLVQLCQHDLGNGRSEALSEITAPLRVKGRHWGGVRMAYRL
- a CDS encoding Methyltryptophan oxidase, which encodes MSQHSYDVIVAGVGAMGSAACWHLAQRGLKVLGLERFDLGHAMGSSHGLTRIIRLAYFEGSHYVPIVRRAHELWAETGKQAGLKLLHVTGSLDLAPKGGGPVESSLQSCLDHGLTHEVLEGAEVMRRFPGFQLPEGHIGLWQPDGGFVASEKAIYAHVGLAQSRGADIRANEPMLDWTPTAQGGVVVRTERGTYSAGRLVITSGGWIADAVPALSQRVNTVKQAIGWFTTRRPELFREGAFPVFILSVEEGNFYGFPLYEHPGFKLGGPHFGREPMDPRDPDRTPSENQVARIRECLARYIPDAAGEPLTIKGCVYTVSPDEDFIIDSVPGVPQAVFASACSGHGFKFASAIGEILADLSTVGRSPFDLAPFSLSRFAS
- a CDS encoding Drug/metabolite transporter (DMT)-like permease; protein product: MASAAENRRGIVFMLTAMSLFVVNDVFMKLARETYPAGQAIAIRAGFAVLVGLALVFAARESDRLHMAFRPRVLQRGILEAFSALTFGWSLGLMPLANLTAINMASPLLIVAIAVLLRIETVGWRRILALTIGFVGVLFVVRPGAESFNAAAIVAVISAFLVAGRDLTTRVIGDDVPSTVVSLTTTILVGLVAVAYGLTETWLPVWRLETVYIALAAVLVTIGTFFIISAFRRTDVGVISQYRYAIIVFATVLGYLVWGDVPDLFAFIGVGLIVGSGLYTMHRQRVRPDSNLKLSRKPGA
- a CDS encoding Bcr/CflA family efflux transporter, whose product is MTAVAVKPALAILVAISALQPIALNLPAPATPALTRHFASNYATIQLTLTLFLVAVALTQLVIGPLSDRFGRRPCVNAGVVLFVAGSFLGALAPSTHMLLVARVLEGAGAGAVFALSRAIIRDTASRDEAASQIATVTMVMVVAPMLAPWLGGQIETALGWRAIFWFMTLFGTGVLALTIARLPETAPNIGAQSSLLGVFRAFPDLIRNRGFLLNVAAGTSAAAAFFVFIAATPFIVVETMGRGSDVYGSYFILNALGYMIGNFAMSRLAVRVGTPRMVRLGLMISFVGTGAALALSLSPWWSPLTLFLPLAVNAIGNGLTIPGATAEALSARPELAGSAAGLLGATQLGISAALTVLISWLVTLWPQSMNLLVWLLTTAGLAAVHFVRGRPQAM